Proteins found in one Zea mays cultivar B73 chromosome 1, Zm-B73-REFERENCE-NAM-5.0, whole genome shotgun sequence genomic segment:
- the LOC103637728 gene encoding probable xyloglucan endotransglucosylase/hydrolase protein 27 encodes MASSSAALAVLMLSWAAALAAASSPVTLFEAGYMPLFGGGNLVPSPGGRSVRLKLDRHTGSGFVSRSSYHHGFFSASIKLPDHHTAGVVVAFYLSNADVFPGNHDEVDFELLGNRRGHEWRVQTNIYGNGSTSRGREERYLLPFDPTLRPHAYAVAWTPTAILFYVDGTPIREVVRVPAMGGDFPSKPMSVYATIWDGSAWATEGGRYKVDYAFAPFAADFSSLVLSGCPVAGGGDDLAAAECQVATMTADCAVMTPAKRAAMRRFRRRYLLYTVCHDMYRYNGTVFPECDADGSERDDFHKWGESKRVSPSSRGYKQQQQRADKAVAVAAPGRPDTWPTVGTLRVD; translated from the exons ATGGCATCATCGAGTGCTGCTCTCGCCGTCCTGATGCTCAGCTGGGCGGCGGCTCTCGCGGCCGCGTCGTCGCCGGTGACGTTGTTCGAAGCCGGCTACATGCCGCTGTTCGGCGGCGGCAACCTAGTACCGTCGCCCGGCGGCCGCTCCGTCCGCCTCAAACTTGACCGCCACACCG GCTCCGGGTTCGTGTCCCGATCGTCTTACCACCATGGATTCTTCAGCGCTTCCATCAAGCTGCCCGACCATCACACCGCCGGTGTCGTCGTCGCCTTCTAC CTGTCGAACGCGGACGTGTTCCCTGGCAACCACGACGAGGTGGACTTCGAGCTGCTGGGCAACCGGCGGGGCCACGAGTGGCGCGTCCAGACCAACATCTACGGCAACGGCAGCACCTCCCGCGGGCGCGAGGAGCGGTACCTCCTCCCCTTCGACCCCACCCTCCGGCCGCACGCCTACGCCGTGGCCTGGACCCCCACGGCCATCCTCTTCTACGTGGATGGGACGCCCATCCGCGAGGTGGTCCGCGTGCCGGCCATGGGCGGCGACTTCCCGTCCAAGCCCATGTCCGTGTACGCCACCATCTGGGACGGCTCCGCCTGGGCCACCGAGGGCGGGCGGTACAAGGTCGACTACGCCTTCGCGCCCTTCGCCGCCGACTTCTCGTCGCTCGTCCTGAGCGGCTGCCCCGTCGCCGGCGGCGGCGACGACCTCGCGGCCGCCGAGTGCCAGGTGGCCACGATGACGGCGGACTGCGCCGTCATGACCCCCGCCAAGCGCGCCGCCATGCGCCGCTTCCGCCGCCGGTACCTCCTCTACACGGTGTGCCACGACATGTACCGCTACAACGGCACCGTCTTCCCCGAGTGCGACGCCGACGGCTCGGAACGCGACGACTTCCACAAGTGGGGCGAGTCCAAGCGCGTGTCTCCCAGCAGCCGCGGGtacaagcagcagcagcagcgcgcGGACAAGGCCGTCGCCGTTGCCGCGCCTGGCCGGCCCGACACGTGGCCGACCGTAGGGACATTACGTGTCGACTAA